The genomic region TGGCGAACTCATTGTTGAGAAAGTCGCTCATATCATTGGGCGAAATACTGGAGACGTTCGGGTCATCCGGACTCATGCCGAACTTGGCCGTAAAGGCGGCGGTGATCGCCTGCGCGCCAGCCGATGGCGGCGTTCCAAAAAAGTCTTCCATGGGCTGGACGTCGGAATTGATGCCCGCGAACAGATACTGGCCGTCGAGCGAGGCGTTGAGCTGATCCTGAAGCGTCTGCATCCCGGCCTTCGCCGATTGGATCAACGTATCCTGAGACGTGGCGGCCGTTTGCGCCGTGATCAGACTCGAGAGAAAATTGGACGTGCTCTTCGCCAGCGTATCAAGCGCTGATTGCGACGCGCTGAGACGGTTGAGCACAAGATTGTTTGAACCTTGGATGGCCTGGATCTGATCCATGTCCTGGCGCATCGAGATGCTGACGCCCGTCGTCGCACCCAGGGTTACCCCCACGTCTGCGTGCCTGCCCGTCGCAAGCTCTTTTTGGGCGTCGACGAGCTGCTGCTGGTACTTGGCTATCGATCTGAGCGTTTCATTGGAGATCGAAGCGGAAGAGATGAATGACGAGGAAATCATGAATGTCAGCTCGCTGCCTGTAAGAGCGTCGAGATCATATTGTCGACGGTGCTGATGAGACGGGACGAGGCTTGAAACGTTCGCTCTAGCGAGAGCAAATTGGTCATTTCCTCGTCGAGGTTTACACCGGTGGCTTGCGACAGTGAGGTGGCGGCGCGATCAGCAATCGTTTGGCGCGATTCCGCCTCGTTACTTGACGATTGACGCAGCGCTTCGAGCCACGAGACCGACGACTTGGCGAAATCGAGCATCGATCCCGTCGAATGAATCTGGGTCGAGGAATCGAAGGCTTGGGTGGAACCGAGATTCGTTATCAGCTGCTGGATGCGGTCCGTATAAGATGCGCCGCCGTCGCTGTTGTAGGTGTAGCTCGCGCCGGCAATACCGCCATCACGAATGAGCTCGGCGTTTCCGCCCTGGGTCGGATCGGCGCTTGCGTTGATCTTGATCGAGCCTGCTAGACCTGGAACGATGCTTGTCGGCACTGATGAGGAGCCGCCGTCGGTAAACAATCCGGCTGCATCCGGCAAACCACTTCCAGATTGATCGCTCTCGGCAAACGTCGAGATCAGACCGCGGGCCATTTCATCGAGTTGGCTTTGATAGGTCGGGGCGATGCTGTCGCGGACTTCAACGAGACCAGCAAGCTTGCCGGAGCTGATCGACATCATGTGCGGCGTGCCCGCAATCGGCACACCATCAGCATAAACCGGTGATCCGACGGAGTTCGCGGACAGATTCGCAGATTGCTGGAAGGTCACCGACCTTGCCGTTTTGTCGAACAGGGTGACGCCACTGTCCGTGTAGATGGCCATATCGCCA from Hyphomicrobium sp. MC1 harbors:
- a CDS encoding flagellar hook-associated family protein, with protein sequence MISSSFISSASISNETLRSIAKYQQQLVDAQKELATGRHADVGVTLGATTGVSISMRQDMDQIQAIQGSNNLVLNRLSASQSALDTLAKSTSNFLSSLITAQTAATSQDTLIQSAKAGMQTLQDQLNASLDGQYLFAGINSDVQPMEDFFGTPPSAGAQAITAAFTAKFGMSPDDPNVSSISPNDMSDFLNNEFANLFSDANWSSTWSAASDKPVSSRISRNQIIDTSVTADNGTFRSLGEAFAMISGLGFANLNSGTQQVIISKARDLTGDVTGGLTQVQSALGVTQQRVTDANSQIDSQVDFLTKSIDNLEQIDPAAVTTQLSQISTALQAAYSLTSQLNKLSILDYLNN
- the flgK gene encoding flagellar hook-associated protein FlgK is translated as MSLTQSTSNALSSISTVSEQISVVSQNIARVNNTDASRKVANVVSGPGGGVSIAGVTRTANKLLLDTYLDANASSQTQSAVNSALDQLQNTVGDTDSDTSPAALMSKLNTALQNYSATPQNSAVGATVVTAAQELVTSLNEATQAVTDVRNQADSAIATSVGNINSLLSQFQTLNQQVVSASGSGRDITDVLDARDTVLKQLSNEIGIRTATRDNGDMAIYTDSGVTLFDKTARSVTFQQSANLSANSVGSPVYADGVPIAGTPHMMSISSGKLAGLVEVRDSIAPTYQSQLDEMARGLISTFAESDQSGSGLPDAAGLFTDGGSSSVPTSIVPGLAGSIKINASADPTQGGNAELIRDGGIAGASYTYNSDGGASYTDRIQQLITNLGSTQAFDSSTQIHSTGSMLDFAKSSVSWLEALRQSSSNEAESRQTIADRAATSLSQATGVNLDEEMTNLLSLERTFQASSRLISTVDNMISTLLQAAS